A stretch of the Papaver somniferum cultivar HN1 chromosome 6, ASM357369v1, whole genome shotgun sequence genome encodes the following:
- the LOC113286606 gene encoding transcription factor GTE2-like: MASALLASRNEPHWGEGTVYMRQNPNFTSFSSSSANPNKKQIYDDHHLSTPTAQKTHHGRYQHQQQQQNSNNFHSPDAPPPSISNDSSNRNPNFGKELNNRRGGGGGGFGESTKNGYVKFNISEYSKNELKDLKRRFVFELHQVRELSSQIESRQISRSYGGGGGFSSGGPGGSGSPPNYSLPPAKKGSGGGGLKRPYPFVEAKRGPGEARLIGTMKKKCTTILKKLLTDKYGMHVFNVPVDPIKLMLHDYETIIKNPMDLGTVKGKLEKGVYRTPLEFAADVRLTFQNALLYNPKGHEVNSLAERLLKTFNEIFDPAYQKFESDLKKVENENGCRSRSSSIVVPIGISDDEREQQRTGSGSIRRKDFASSTTPDRMRTVTPDRIMHKPPPFRGNSNQQSSKQLLLPPRSPLALPQPAQPVMPAALPVYQQQAVKQMIGGIGRPWSGKQPKPKAKDAYKRDMSTIEKEKLGDLLQNLPPDRMDQALQIIRKRNPDLPQDGDEIELDIEAFDVETLWELDRFMGNYKKMLSKIRKQSLPGGNQNYPAIEENKSPIAVEMPEAAAIKNNNRKAENTVMEEDVDIGEDIPTSSFPPVEIEKDAGYASDNKSGASTGSSSSDDSSSDSDSDSGSSSDSDSDGDEAQSPFVKQNDGFD; this comes from the exons ATGGCTTCAGCTCTTCTAGCAAGTAGGAATGAACCACACTGGGGAGAAGGAACGGTTTATAtgaggcaaaaccctaatttcacttctttttcttcttcttctgcaaaccCTAATAAAAAACAGATCTATGATGATCATCATCTATCCACACCAACGGCACAAAAGACTCACCATggaaggtatcaacatcaacagcagcagcagaacagtAATAATTTCCATTCTCCTGATGCTCCTCCGCCTTCGATTTCGAATGATTCatcaaatcgaaaccctaattttggaaaggAGTTGAATAATAGAagaggtggtggcggcggcggattTGGAGAGTCGACGAAGAATGGGTATGTTAAATTCAATATATCAGAGTATTCTAAGAATGAACTTAAAGATCTGAAGAGAAGGTTTGTTTTTGAGCTTCATCAAGTTAGGGAATTAAGTAGTCAGATTGAATCACGGCAAATTTCAAGATCTTACGGTGGTGGCGGTGGGTTTTCTTCCGGTGGTCCTGGTGGTTCTGGTTCTCCACCAAATTACAGTTTGCCTCCGGCCAAGAaaggaagtggtggtggtggtctgaAACGGCCTTATCCATTTGTTGAAGCCAAACGAGGACCTGGAGAAGCAAGGCTGATTGGGACTATGAAGAAGAAATGTACTACAATCTTGAAGAAATTGCTGACAGATAAATACGGGATGCATGTCTTTAATGTACCAGTTGATCCAATTAAATTGATGCTTCATGATTACGAAACGATTATTAAAAACCCAATGGATCTTGGTACTGTGAAAGGGAAGCTGGAGAAAGGTGTATACAGAACACCATTAGAATTTGCTGCAGATGTTAGGTTAACATTTCAAAATGCATTGCTGTACAACCCTAAAGGTCATGAAGTAAACAGTTTAGCTGAACGACTTCTTAAGACATTCAATGAGATTTTCGATCCTGCTTATCAGAAATTCGAGAGTGATTTGAAGAAGGTGGAGAATGAGAATGGTTGTCGGAGTAGAAGTAGCAGCATTGTTGTTCCGATTGGGATTTCTGATGATGAACGAGAACAACAACGAACTGGTTCTGGTTCTATTCGGCGGAAGGATTTTGCATCATCAACCACTCCAGATAGAATGAGGACTGTGACACCTGATAGAATTATGCATAAACCACCACCATTCAGAGGGAATTCAAATCAGCAGTCGTCGAAGCAGCTTTTACTTCCACCTCGATCACCATTAGCGTTACCACAACCTGCACAGCCAGTGATGCCTGCTGCTCTTCCTGTGTATCAACAACAAGCTGTGAAACAGATGATTGGAGGAATAGGAAGACCTTGGAGTGGGAAGCAGCCAAAGCCGAAAGCTAAAGATgcatataaaagagatatgagTACTATTGAGAAGGAGAAATTGGGTGATCTGTTGCAGAATTTACCTCCAGATAGGATGGATCAAGCCTTGCAGATTATTAGAAAGAGAAATCCTGATCTACCTCAAGATGGGGATGAGATTGAGCTTGATATTGAAGCTTTTGATGTTGAGACACTTTGGGAGCTTGATAGGTTTATGGGTAATTACAAGAAGATGCTGAGTAAAATCAGAAAACAGTCACTTCCTGGTGGGAATCAGAATTATCCGGCAATTGAAGAGAACAAG TCTCCTATCGCTGTTGAGATGCCTGAAGCTGCAGCTATCAAAAACAACAACAGGAAAGCTGAAAACACTGTCATGGAAGAGGATGTTGACATTGGTGAGGACATTCCTACTAGTAGTTTCCCTCCAGTGGAGATTGAGAAAGATGCAGGTTATGCTAGTGACAACAAATCTGGTGCTAGTACTGGTAGTTCCAGCAGTGATGATTCATCTTCTGATAGTG ATTCAGATTCTGGTAGTTCTTCAGACAGtgattctgatggtgatgaagcaCAATCTCCTTTCGTTAAACAAAATGATGGATTCGATTAG